The following DNA comes from Bacillota bacterium.
AGGACCGTGACATCATAGTAGGGTGATGTGGGACGCCCGCAAAGAGCCTTTAAATGCTCCATGATGGAAATGAATCCGGCCTGTGGATCCTGGCTGTATGTAATACGGCAGGCCTGGGGCATGTTCTCGTAGGTGAAGGTCATAGCAACCGCTACGGGGATGTCTTTTATACTGTACCGCTCGGCCATGTGCCTGGCTGCGAGGAGAATAGCCTCTGTATTCCAGTGGCTCGCCGTGCAAAAGACCGCCATCGGCACCCCGCTCCTGCGCAGCCGCTCTGTAATCTCCATTGCCCTCCTTCTATCTGTTGCTATTGCCATGCCTCGGTGCTACCTCCTCTCCCGTGTCACTTTCTCTTGTTCGTCGCCTTTATCCACCTATCTTTTATACTACCAGTTATAGGTTCTGACCGCAAGATATGGATTTTAGAGAAATGGGGGAACCCCGTAAGGAGGATATTACATACTCAATTATTCAATTATTTCAATACCTATATCATCTAGATATCCGCCTTAACACCCAGGATATCGCAGAGCGCAGCCAATTCAGGCTTCCAGTCGCCATAAACGAGGAGATAATGTTGACCTATTGCCTTCTCGAGGAATGAATCAATATCGCCATCAAGCCTGATCACCGCCTGCGGCCACCTCTCAGGGAAAAGCCCACGGGGTTCGAGCGGCATGTCGAGAACCGTGCCGGTAGCCATGTGTATTCGTGCTGTCCCTTTGCCGCCGCCTAGCTTCGCGATAGTGACCAGCCCGGGCCTCAATGGGAAGGAGGTGGTTGCGCCTCTGGATGTCCCCGGGTACCCCATCATGACAGGGACCGGCCACAGGGCGATTGAATCCCTATCTCTTGCCATAGAAAGCGGCCCCGATCCGCAATTTATGAGCCTGATTGCGCCCTTTTCTCGCACCACAGAATTCAGATCTCCAAAGAAAACGGTTTGGCCCGTTAACCTGTTGAGGATGAACATCGTGACACACGATGGCATATCGGCCTCGCACGCGCACATTATACCGTCATCATTGAGGAGCGAGTGAGAAAGGCAAGCGGCCCACCCGAGCCCGCATGCGCTCGAAGAGAGCTCCGGTTGGCACTTGTTCCCTATTGCATCCAGACCCTCATCCTCGACGATTTTCTTGAGCGCAAGGTATATCTTGCATTGAACCAGCAAATCCTCATCATTCAAGGTCTCCCCTGTCTCAGAGACCTCGCTCACGATATGCCCCACAGTCTCCTTCACCCTGGCCAGAACCTCCCTGGCCTCCTCGTCAGGGACCCTTTCCATGTTTTTGATTACCCAGTAAGTATCATAATGCGGGAGATCAAATCCAGCCACCTGTTTCCAGTAGAACTCATCAATCGTCGCGTTGTACATACCCATGGATTTCCCGCCGATTTCGCCGAATTTCGCACCTGCCAGCCTGGCGGCAACGGCCGCTGCGCGGGCCCGTTTGGCGATCGCCTCGATCACGCAGTCTTCCTCCGGGAGTCCCGCGATAAATTTAAATCTCGCCCCCATCTCTTGGAGGGTGTATTTTGCAACCGTCGCGCCGCCGAGCGCAAAATTTGCTATTGTGGTCAGCGACCATAGACAGAACGGAACCTTCAAGGCCCGCACTGAGCTCACAACCTGGGGCGCCAGTATCCATGTCCCTATTAAATAAACTATGAGATCCGCTTTCTCTGCGACAGCCCTTGAGGTCTCGGCGATAACGCCAGCTTCATCACTGACGATGTCCCCCCCTGTAACCTCACACCCTGCAGCTCCAAGCCGCTGGACGGCCTCCTTGACCAGCTCCGGGATGTTCTCCGCATACTCCCGGGGTTTAGTCACCGCGATCAGCCGGACCTTTGGTATCGCCGGCATCGCCTTGTTCGAACCTATATCAGAATTCATTCAACATACCCCCAAGTCAGCAGCCATGTTAGCAGCTACGCTTAATCAAAAAACCGGAGAGGGGTTGGGCCCCTCTCCAAACGTACCCTATATTTTCCCGCCAGGCTTCTATCGCCTTATCAAGGTCTCGAGGTCTCGAGCTGCCTTACCTCTTGACCTGGATAACATAGCACCTTCATCGCTCCGTCCTTTAGCCTCGGTGATAAGGCCAGTCAACCGGGAGGCATCATGCCTCCCGCCTCCCTCTTTAGTTGGAGATGGTTGGCTGTTGATTCATGAAGCCTAATCTAATTCTTAGAATGCGTCTCCTATTTTAGGAACTGGTCGACATTCTCGGGCGTCACGAGCTTGACCGGTGCGTAGATGACCTCGGGAAGCTTCTCGCCCTTGAGGACCTTCATAGCAGCGTCAACGCCCATGCGGCCCATTTCATACGGCTGCTGCGCGACCGTGCCGGCAAGGCCGCCATCCTTAATGGATTTCAGAGCGTCAGGGATGGCGTCAAACCCAACCACCTTAACCTGGCCCTGCTTCCTGGCGGCCTTTATAGCCTCGAGGGCGCCGAGTGCCATCTCGTCATTCTCGGCGAATACTGCGTCGATATCGGGGTGGGCCTGGAGCATGTTTTGCATCACGGTCATTCCAAGGCTCCTCTGAGAATCGGCAGGCTGCCGCCCCACTATCTTTATGCCGTACTTCTTCATCACTTCAGTGAACCCATCGCCCCGGAGCTTTGGAATCTTGTATCCGAGCTGGCACTGGATGTGAACGGCCTTCCCCTTTCCTCCTAGCAGCTTGGCAACGTATTCACCAGCCATCTCTCCGCCCTTGAAGTTATCCGAGACTATGAGCGTCTCTATCTTCCCGGTGTTTACGCCGACGTCAACAACCACGACAGGCACGTTTTTACGATTCGCCGCCTGGACGCAGGTCCCACCTGAATCCGAATCCCACGGCGACAAGAGTAGGACATCGATCTTTCGCTGGAGCAAATCCTCAACCTGCGCAAGCTGCTTCGCAGGGTCGGTACGAGCATCAAGGACGATCACATCGGCGCCGAGTTCCTTTGCACGAGACTTAATACCTTCAGCCACCGTAACCCAGAACTGGTTCCCAAGGTCCTGCACGGAATAGCCCAGGAGAATTTTCTTGGATGCAGCGATACCAGTTCCGCTTACCATCAACGACCCCAAAACGACAATGGCCAGAGAGATGACAACCAACATTCTTAAACTCTTCATTTATTCCACCCCCCAATTGTATTTAACCAACTATTATATTTTTGATAGCACCTCTAATCGAACCTTTCAGATCTCCTCTCCCTTAGCACGCACACGATAATCCAACCAGGCGATACGCATACACTATACTACATTACACTACACACTACGCCCATTGAGAGTTCAAGGAAAGCTGATACCCTGCGGCATCACACCGCAATGCTAACCATAATGTTACAAGACGACGCTATCGCCGTAATCCATGTCTACCCTGTCCTCGCAAACACCCCCTCCCCCCAGCCTGATCCCCACCAGGGCGGGGCTACAACTACGATGGGATCATGGCCATGGTTTATATTTATAACCGCCCCGCGCCGGGGCCAACCCGCGCCAACTCGCAGTAGCCAGGGCCGATTCATGGGCCAACGCGTGGCCCCAGCTCTCCCGCCCCATCAGGAGTATTTCTGCCTCTTTGCGCGACGGTCCATCAAGACTGCCGCGATGATGACCGCGCCAAGCACGACCCCCTGCCAGAACGGGTCCACATTGACCAGGTTGAGCGCATTCCTGATCACCCCTATGATCAACGCCCCGACGAATGTCCCGCTTATGCGCCCCGAACCCCCGGAGAGGCTCGTCCCCCCTATGACAACTGCAGCGATAGCATCGAGCTCATACCCCTGGCCCGCGAGCGGGTGAGCAGAATTGATCCTCCCTACGAACATGATGCCTGCCAGCCCGGAGAGCAGCCCGCTTATTACATAAACAAGGGTCTTATAATAATCGGTCTTTATCCCCGAGAGGCGGGCGGCCTTCTCATTGCTGCCGAGCGCGTAAATGTATCTCCCGGTGGCCGTCTGGGATAGGACAAACCAGCAAATCACGAAGAGCACCACTGCTTCGATTACAGGCACCGGGATTGCACCCAAATAGCCCGCCCCGAAGAAACGGAAGGCATCTGAGAAGTTGCTGATGGGCATGCCCCTCGTATAAACGAAGGCAAGGCCGCGCGCTATGGCCATGGTGCCAAGGGTCGCGCAAAATGGTGGGACATCTCCGTAACTGATCAACAAGCCGTTAACGAGCCCGAGGAATGCCCCAACCCCCAGGCCGGTGATTATCCCGGCGAAGGTCGAGCCTGTAGCCCTTAATACCCCTGCAAGCAGCACCGCTGATAATCCAAGAACAGAGCCAACGGATAGATCAATGCCGCCCGTAAGTATGACGAAGGTTGAGCCCGCCGCTATGACGGCTATGATAGCAACCTGCAAGACGACGTTCATGAGATTCCCGACGGTGAAGAAAACGGGCGACAATATCCCGGCAATGATGCACAGTGCTATCAACCCTAAAATGGGCCCCGACTGTTTTGCAATGCCAGCTAAGCCGGCTACACCAGCTGGACTGGGGATCCTCCCTGCCTTCTCTTCTGAATTGATTCTCACCTCATTGACTCTCGCCTCCGCATCCACACTTGCCCTCGGGGATCCTGTCTCTCGTGAAACCTGCCCGGCCGAATCCATTACACCGCACCTCCCGCAGCTGCAGCCATCATTACCTTCTCCGGGGTCGCCTCGCCTCTTGGGAATTCTGCAGCTACCCTCCCATTAGACATGACCAGTATACGGTCTGCAACACCTAGGACCTCGGGTAGCTCTGAGGAGATCATTATTATCCCCACCCCGCTGGCCGCAAGCTGGCCCATGATTCTATGAATCTCAGACTTCGCTCCCACATCGATGCCCCTTGTGGGTTCATCGAGAATCAACACCTTCGGGCGACTACCAAGCCACTTGGCGATGGCTACCTTCTGCTGGTTGCCCCCGCTCAGAAAGCCGACCACCTGCTCGATTCCTGGCGTCTTTATATCCAACTGTTGCTTGAGGGCCTCTGTTGCCTGTCGCTCCGCGTTCCCGTCAACCCTTACGCCCTTCAAAAACCGGCCGAGGCTTGCGAGCGTTACATTCTCCCTGATGGTCATATTTAGATGCAGCCCCTGGTCGCCTCGATCCTCCGGTATGAAGGCCATCCCGCGGGCTATTGCATCATGAGGGCTGCGGAGATGGACTGGCCTCCCCTCAATGAGGATCTCGCCCTTATCCACTGGGGTAGAGCCGAAGATTGCCTGCGCCAATTCCGAGCGCCCTGCGCCGACGAGGCCCGCGATGCCGAGAATCTCCCCGCGCCGCAGTGAGAAACTGATATTCTTCAATCTCTTCCCCTGGGAGAGCCCCCTCACCTCGAACACGACCTCGCCGATAGGGACATCCTCCTTTGGGAAAAGGGTATCAACCTTGCGCCCGACCATCATCTTTACGAGCGCCTCTTTATCCACCGCCGCTATCGGCAGGGAGTCCACGAACCTGCCATCACGTAAAACAGTCACATGGTCAGCGATTTCGAATATCTCGTCGAGATGGTGGCTGATGAAGATTATGGCTACGCCCTGCGCCTTAAGCTTCCTCATTATTTCAAAGAGCGTCTCCACCTCATGTTTGCTGAGAGAGGATGTCGGCTCGTCCATGACGAGCACCTTCGATCTCAGGCTGAGAGCCTTACAGATTGCGACGAGCTGGCGGTCGGCAATCGAAAGGTCCTTCAAGATTGACGACGGGTTTATACCGGCATTGATCTCCTCGAGAGCCTCAGCCGCGGCATCTCTCAACCGGCCATAATCGATCCTCCCGAGCGAGCCCCGGCGCGGGAAACGCCCGAAGAAAATGTTCTCGGCAACGCTCAGGTCAGGGATGAGATTGAGGTCCTGATATATTATGGCAATCCCAAGAGCCTGAGCATCAGCAGGTGTATTGATCTCCACGGGCTTCCCATTGAGCAATATCTCGCCGCTGTCCTTCTGGTAAGCCCCGGCTATGATCTTCATCAACGTGCTCTTGCCCGCGCCGTTCTCCCCGACCAGGGCATGGATCTCCCCGCTGTAAACCGCGAGATTAACCCCATCGAGGGCAAGAACGCCGGGGAATCGCTTTTTAATGTTGCGCATTTCGAGAATCGGGGCTTCTTTCATCAGGCATCGCCTCCCACCCCATCCATTCAATACCACCCGATCCCATCCCATTTTATCCTATCCATCCGGTCCCATCTTAGTCTATCCGACACCATCCGACACTATCCGATCCCATATCATCTGCCGCATACTATACCACTGCCTTATCCTGGCTACCCCGGCCCCGTATCACCTCGGGTCCGCGTCACCTCATTTAAGGCCCAGGCCTCCCGCGGCCCCAATCCCAGCCTCCTACATCCATCATCTCAGCCACCTGCAGTAGCAGCAAACGAGACTGAGCCCGCGATCCCGGTCTGCACTGTTGCAGGTGGCGCACAGGATTGCCTTATAACCAGCTTCGGTTTCAGCTCCTTATGGCGTTCCTGGATCGCCTCGCCCTTGAGTTCTGAGATGAGCATGGAGGTCCCCACCACCACCATTTCATCTATCGGCTGGGCCATCGTGGTCAGGGGCGGCGATATCACGCGCGCCAGGTCGATATCGTCATAACCCGTAACGGAGATGTCCTCCGGCACTCGCAGCCCGCTTTCCCGCAGAATCTCATATGTTCTTACAGCCTTTATATCGTTTGAACAGAATATGGCCGTCGGTCGCCCCCTGGAGTTTAGCAGCTCGACCAGCTCGGGACACTCCGCTGCGCGCCACCTAGATTCATCATTGACAATGATGAGCGACTCGTCAAAAGGTATGCCATTCTCGCGTAATGCGATCTTGTAGCCCTCGAGCCTCTGCCTCTCCGCATAGGTCACATCGGAGGTTGCGAACGCAATCTTCCTGTGGCCGAGGGAGATCAGGTATTGGGTGATCTCATACCCCCCATAGATGTCGTCAAGGGTCACGGTCGGAATGTCATACCCTGTCACCGAGACATCGAAAAGGACTACAGGTATGCCCTCCCTGGCCTTGAAGTTTATGATATTGGTTGCATCACCAACCACCCCGGCCAGGAGAATGCCGTCAACGCTTCGATCCTTCATCAATTTCAAGTAGGTCAATTCCTCGCTGGTCTGGTTATCTGTATTGCAGATTATGGCCGAGTAGCCGTTCTCCTTCATTATACGCTCAGCCTTCCAGCAGACATGCGCAAAGAACGGGTTTCTTATGTCAGGCACGATAACGGCGATCGAATAGCTCTTCTTTGTCGCGAGGCTCCTGCCCAGAAGGCTGGGACTGTAATTAAGGAGGGATACGG
Coding sequences within:
- a CDS encoding substrate-binding domain-containing protein, with translation MKSLRMLVVISLAIVVLGSLMVSGTGIAASKKILLGYSVQDLGNQFWVTVAEGIKSRAKELGADVIVLDARTDPAKQLAQVEDLLQRKIDVLLLSPWDSDSGGTCVQAANRKNVPVVVVDVGVNTGKIETLIVSDNFKGGEMAGEYVAKLLGGKGKAVHIQCQLGYKIPKLRGDGFTEVMKKYGIKIVGRQPADSQRSLGMTVMQNMLQAHPDIDAVFAENDEMALGALEAIKAARKQGQVKVVGFDAIPDALKSIKDGGLAGTVAQQPYEMGRMGVDAAMKVLKGEKLPEVIYAPVKLVTPENVDQFLK
- a CDS encoding sugar ABC transporter ATP-binding protein yields the protein MKEAPILEMRNIKKRFPGVLALDGVNLAVYSGEIHALVGENGAGKSTLMKIIAGAYQKDSGEILLNGKPVEINTPADAQALGIAIIYQDLNLIPDLSVAENIFFGRFPRRGSLGRIDYGRLRDAAAEALEEINAGINPSSILKDLSIADRQLVAICKALSLRSKVLVMDEPTSSLSKHEVETLFEIMRKLKAQGVAIIFISHHLDEIFEIADHVTVLRDGRFVDSLPIAAVDKEALVKMMVGRKVDTLFPKEDVPIGEVVFEVRGLSQGKRLKNISFSLRRGEILGIAGLVGAGRSELAQAIFGSTPVDKGEILIEGRPVHLRSPHDAIARGMAFIPEDRGDQGLHLNMTIRENVTLASLGRFLKGVRVDGNAERQATEALKQQLDIKTPGIEQVVGFLSGGNQQKVAIAKWLGSRPKVLILDEPTRGIDVGAKSEIHRIMGQLAASGVGIIMISSELPEVLGVADRILVMSNGRVAAEFPRGEATPEKVMMAAAAGGAV
- a CDS encoding LacI family DNA-binding transcriptional regulator, with the translated sequence MKVTINDVARLARVSKSTVSRVLNKSGPVSPDTERLVKQAVSLLNYSPSLLGRSLATKKSYSIAVIVPDIRNPFFAHVCWKAERIMKENGYSAIICNTDNQTSEELTYLKLMKDRSVDGILLAGVVGDATNIINFKAREGIPVVLFDVSVTGYDIPTVTLDDIYGGYEITQYLISLGHRKIAFATSDVTYAERQRLEGYKIALRENGIPFDESLIIVNDESRWRAAECPELVELLNSRGRPTAIFCSNDIKAVRTYEILRESGLRVPEDISVTGYDDIDLARVISPPLTTMAQPIDEMVVVGTSMLISELKGEAIQERHKELKPKLVIRQSCAPPATVQTGIAGSVSFAATAGG
- a CDS encoding ribose ABC transporter permease, with protein sequence MDSAGQVSRETGSPRASVDAEARVNEVRINSEEKAGRIPSPAGVAGLAGIAKQSGPILGLIALCIIAGILSPVFFTVGNLMNVVLQVAIIAVIAAGSTFVILTGGIDLSVGSVLGLSAVLLAGVLRATGSTFAGIITGLGVGAFLGLVNGLLISYGDVPPFCATLGTMAIARGLAFVYTRGMPISNFSDAFRFFGAGYLGAIPVPVIEAVVLFVICWFVLSQTATGRYIYALGSNEKAARLSGIKTDYYKTLVYVISGLLSGLAGIMFVGRINSAHPLAGQGYELDAIAAVVIGGTSLSGGSGRISGTFVGALIIGVIRNALNLVNVDPFWQGVVLGAVIIAAVLMDRRAKRQKYS